The genomic region TCCTTAACACCCAGGGGATGGGCGAAATAAGACCCACCCATATGATGCAGGAATTGAGCGCTTTTTCATACTCCGGTCCTCCTCAGCGATTAATTATTCGCGTCCAAAATCGTCTTCTATACGTTCGATATCGTCTTCACCGAAATACTCTCCTGTTTGGACTTCTATAAAGACCAGGTTATCCTGGCCGGGGTTAGTTATCCGGTGCGAGGCACCTTTTTGGATGTCAATTGAATCTCCGGATTGAAGCTGGAACTCTTTATCATTCAGGCGTACCAGCCCGATTCCTTTGATCACGTACCAGTGTTCATTTCTTTGCTTGTGACGCTGGAAAGATAATCGTTTACCAGAATAGACATTAATACGTTTTACTTTACTATCGGACGATT from Methanosarcinales archaeon harbors:
- a CDS encoding phosphomannose isomerase type II C-terminal cupin domain, with product SSDSKVKRINVYSGKRLSFQRHKQRNEHWYVIKGIGLVRLNDKEFQLQSGDSIDIQKGASHRITNPGQDNLVFIEVQTGEYFGEDDIERIEDDFGRE